A genome region from Marasmius oreades isolate 03SP1 chromosome 5, whole genome shotgun sequence includes the following:
- a CDS encoding putative NRPS-like protein biosynthetic cluster (antiSMASH:Cluster_5.7), with amino-acid sequence MDSLQTPIPVLASTQENSRCTTFCPPVLDGSLTILDMCDWHRKHSSHHRLFLFPHSDGSVRTITWSDAVDAIYRGVYIIQDRVKIYNSSEASTPVVAILAQSETMSYSLTKLSIMRSNFIPFLISPRNSPESVAHLLATAGVQHVLVSGDATCSTLVEAALAILKRETSDSPSSLPISITSSPMLVFDDLFPNTTEDHIESFQPDPILRKKLEDVVVYVHTSGSTSHPKIIPWTNRKLIEVGIAPHYGAVDMTNSVVSIHSLPMSHSFACFLFYIAVTTGYVLACFQPQVTPVVPTADNILTASEATDCDYVFTVPSVGEEWARRPERLKWLATKGGLVVGGGPLSKEAGDKLAAEAIPVIVLFGLTEIGPVSPFLSRPMTKDWEYFELGRHCKTRLISQNDGTYELILLPSPTCIPSVYNIKVDGMDGYTTSDLLAPHPTEKGYWRVFGRSDDLIVHANGEKTNPGPLEAILKKDPHIRSVILFGRGQLQVGVLVEPENPKSFKNLDEFRNTIWPTVEKMNAFAPQHSRLFKEMILIADAAKPFRYTAKGSVRRQLLLKDYEDEISKLYEDVETSTQPDIPAPSHWDTISCRNFVRKVVRSVLPNGVGDDDDLFLHGCDSLRATWIRNTTLRGIRNTTKLDTRQAAWNMVYEYPTIAELGRYLLHVVTHRSFSVHGEDMISPEESTIQTMQRLVENYSGRLPDSPCNAGKGTCKNKVVLLTGSTGAFGSFILASLIPDGDVSRVYALNRAKGSNFDPIGIRQQKAFRERGLDEKLLLSEKLELLEGNLLEDGFGLQLTVLQEMQQSVTHIIHNAWPVNFNLSLKSFEPAIMGLQSLLDLAIKHGSHFLFVSSVGVLSNASENGTMPETSTRPQTALGNGYAESKWVSEEIVLRASRERGLCAVIARVGQVCGSSENGAWSTQEWAPALIQGSAKLGCIPTDGRIVTWITPHVASRAIVDFLDVAATSGSGSIMHVRNPNPISWASLAKMIATELKLETVSYEEWLNRLESRWINGRGKNEEIRAICLLTFFRALLGTSDSETREAFGMPLMDIRNAVDASRTLADSEVEKLGEVDVKRWIGHWKKVGFV; translated from the exons ATGGACTCATTACAGACCCCCATTCCTGTTCTTGCatcaacccaagaaaactcGAGGTGCACCACGTTTTGCCCGCCAGTGCTGGATGGATCATTGACTATATTGGATATGTGCGATTGGCATCGCAAGCACTCCTCTCATCATCGTCTATTCCTCTTTCCCCACTCAGATGGCTCCGTGCGTACAATAACATGGAGTGATGCTGTCGATGCCATCTATCGTGGAGTATATATCATTCAAGACCGTGTCAAGATCTACAATTCATCTGAAGCCTCGACTCCAGTGGTTGCGATCCTCGCCCAGTCAG AGACCATGTCCTACAGCCTCACTAAACTGAGCATCATGCGTTCCAACTTCATTCCGTTCCTCATATCTCCCCGTAACTCGCCTGAAAGTGTTGCCCATTTGCTGGCAACAGCTGGCGTTCAACATGTGCTAGTCAGCGGGGATGCCACGTGCAGTACACTCGTCGAAGCCGCCCTAGCGATCCTGAAACGTGAAACTAGCGATAGCCCTTCATCGCTTCCTATTAGCATCACTTCCTCCCCTATGCTAGTTTTCGATGATctctttccaaatacaacaGAGGACCACATCGAATCTTTTCAACCCGACCCAATCCTGCGCAAAAAACTTGAGGATGTCGTCGTCTATGTACATACTTCCG GGTCTACTTCTCATCCCAAGATCATCCCGTGGACCAACCGAAAATTGATCGAAGTCGGAATCGCTCCACACTATGGTGCAGTGGATATGACGAACTCCGTCGTCTCTATCCACAGCTTGCCAATGTCTCATAGTTTTGCCTGCTTCCTGTTCTACATCGCA GTCACTACCGGGTATGTGCTAGCCTGTTTTCAGCCTCAGGTAACGCCCGTAGTGCCCACCGCGGACAACATCCTCACGGCAAGCGAGGCGACAGACTGCGACTACGTATTCACTGTTCCAAGCGTTGGCGAG GAGTGGGCGCGCCGCCCTGAACGACTCAAATGGCTGGCGACGAAAGGCGGTCTC GTAGTGGGAGGAGGTCCGCTCAGTAAAGAAGCTGGAGACAAGCTGGCAGCAGAGGCCATCCCGGTCATTGTATTGTTCGGCTT GACTGAAATTGGGCCAGTCAGCCCTTTCCTCTCAA GGCCAATGACGAAAGACTGGGAGTATTTTGAGTTGGGCCGACACTGCAAGACCCGGCTTATCTCTCAAAACGATGGAACTTATGAGTTGATCCTTCTG CCATCTCCCACCTGTATACCCTCCGTCTATAACATCAAAGTTGACGGGATGGACGGGTATACTACCTCGGACCTTCTGGCCCCCCATCCCACCGAGAAAGGCTATTGGAGAGTGTTTGGGCGGAGCGATGACCTGATTGTTCATGCTAATGGGGAAAAG ACTAACCCCGGCCCGTTGG AAGCGATTTTGAAAAAGGATCCTCATATCCGTTCGGTCATTCTTTTCGGAAGGGGTCAGTTACAGGTCGGTGTCCTGGTCGAACCGGAAAATCCGAAGAGCTTCAAGAACCTTGATGAATTTAGAAACACTATATG GCCAACAGTAGAGAAGATGAACGCCTTCGCGCCACAACATTCGAGGTTATTCAAGGAG ATGATCCTGATTGCTGACGCGGCCAAACCATTTAGATATACGGCCAAAGGCTCAGTGAG GCGACAGCTCCTTCTGAAGGACTATGAGGATGAAATATCCAAGTTATACGAAGATGTCGAAACCAGCACACAGCCAGACATACCCGCGCCGTCTCATTGGGACACCATCTCCTGCAGGAACTTTGTTCGTAAAGTCGTAAGGAGTGTGTTGCCAAATGGGGTgggagatgatgatgacctGTTTTTGCACGGGTGTGATAG CCTTCGCGCGACATGGATACGAAATACGACTCTCCGGGGTATACGCAACACAACCAAGCTAGATACACGACAGGCAGCCTGGAATATGGTCTACGAATACCCCACCATCGCAGAGCTCGGCCGTTATCTGCTTCATGTGGTAACCCATCGAAGCTTTTCGGTGCATGGAGAGGACATGATCTCGCCAGAGGAATCCACAATCCAAACTATGCAACGTTTAGTCGAGAACTATTCCGGTCGTCTTCCAGATTCCCCCTGTAACGCAGGGAAAGGCACATGCAAGAATAAAGTGGTTCTGTTGACAGGCTCTACTGGTGCATTTGGATCCTTTATTCTCGCCAGTCTGATCCCGGATGGAGACGTGTCCCGAGTCTACGCGTTGAATCGTGCCAAAGGTTCCAATTTTGATCCCATCGGTATTAGACAACAGAAGGCGTTCCGGGAGAGAGGTCTGGATGAAAAACTCCTCTTATCGGAGAAACTCGAGTTATTAGAGGGGAACCTGTTGGAAGATGGTTTTGGGCTACAGTTGACTGTTCTTCAGGAG ATGCAACAGTCGGTTACCCATATCATTCACAATG CTTGGCCTGTCAATTTCAATCTCAGTCTAAAATCGTTTGAACCGGCGATAATGGGTTTGCAGAGCCTCCTCGATCTCGCGATCAAACACGGGTCCCACTTCCTCTTCGTTAGCTCCGTCGGAGTCTTGAGTA ATGCATCGGAAAACGGTACCATGCCCGAAACCTCTACTCGTCCGCAAACCGCTCTGGGAAATGGATATGCAGAATCGAAGTGGGTCTCGGAAGAGATCGTATTGAGGGCTTCTCGGGAGCGTGGACTGTGTGCTGTTATTGCGCGTGTGGGCCAGGTGTGCGGGAGCAGCGAGAACGGTGCTTGGAGTACACAAGAATGGGCACCTGCTTTGATTCAGGGCTCAGCTAAGCTAGGATGTATCCCTACCGATGGCCGA ATAGTGACCTGGATAACTCCGCATGTGGCTTCTCGCGCTATCGTCGATTTTCTCGACGTCGCTGCGACTTCTGGCAGTGGGAGCATAATGCACGTCAGGAATCCCAATCCAATATCTTGGGCATCTCTGGCGAAGATGATAGCGACGGAGCTGAAGCTGGAGACAGTCTCATATGAGGAGTGGTTGAATAGGCTCGAATCAAGGTGGATTAATGGACGGGGAAAAAATGAAGAAATTCGTGCAATTTGTCTCTTAACGTTCTTTAGAGCTTTACTTGGCACCAGCGATTCAGAGACGCGTGAAGCGTTTGGAATGCCGCTTATGGATATTCGGAATGCGGTGGATGCCTCTCGGACATTGGCTGACAGTGAAGTGGAGAAACTGGGAGAGGTTGATGTGAAGCGTTGGATTGGGCATTGGAAGAAAGTGGGATTCGTGTGA